Proteins from one Fragaria vesca subsp. vesca linkage group LG6, FraVesHawaii_1.0, whole genome shotgun sequence genomic window:
- the LOC101295636 gene encoding trihelix transcription factor GT-3b-like, with translation MDGHYPHHLHHQQQQELHQFQLQHQFQVVQQPQQLLPPPPHQHRHLSPPPITVHVDASDRFPQWSLQETKELITIRAELDQTFMETKRNKQLWEVIATQMKDKGHNRSAEQCKCKWKNLVTRYKGCETAEAETMRQQFPFFNDLATIMVAREQRLPWTEADGNGGASGSKKKAAAVAVSSDEDDEDHEDSEEAGEKGITSARKKKKVMKTGNIGSSSTGMGLGGNNVKEILEDFMRQQLQLDMQWRDEFQARENERRMREYEWRQTMEAIENERLMAEREWREREERRRMREEARAEKRDAILTALLDRLNRGGM, from the exons ATGGACGGTCATTATCCTCACCATCTTCATCATCAGCAGCAACAAGAGCTTCATCAGTTTCAGCTCCAACATCAGTTTCAGGTGGTTCAGCAACCACAACAGCTCCTTCCTCCTCCGCCGCATCAGCACCGGCATCTCAGTCCTCCTCCGATCACCGTCCACGTCGACGCCAGCGATAGGTTTCCCCAATGGAGTCTCCAGGAGACGAAGGAGCTAATAACGATCAGGGCGGAGCTGGATCAGACGTTCATGGAGACCAAACGAAACAAGCAGCTTTGGGAAGTGATAGCGACCCAGATGAAGGACAAGGGCCACAACCGCAGCGCCGAGCAGTGCAAGTGCAAATGGAAGAACCTCGTCACCCGCTACAAG GGTTGTGAGACTGCTGAGGCGGAGACCATGAGGCAGCAGTTCCCCTTCTTCAATGACCTGGCGACAATTATGGTTGCCAGAGAGCAGAGGCTGCCATGGACAGAAGCTGACGGCAATGGAGGTGCAAGCGGGTCGAAGAAGAAAGCAGCGGCTGTTGCGGTTTCCTCTGACGAAGATGACGAGGATCACGAGGACAGCGAGGAGGCTGGGGAGAAGGGAATCACCTCAGCGAGGAAGAAGAAGAAGGTAATGAAAACGGGCAACATTGGAAGCAGCAGCACTGGGATGGGTCTGGGTGGCAACAATGTGAAGGAGATATTGGAAGACTTCATGAGGCAACAGCTTCAGCTAGACATGCAATGGCGAGATGAGTTTCAGGCCAGGGAGAACGAGAGGCGGATGAGGGAGTACGAGTGGAGGCAGACAATGGAGGCTATTGAGAATGAGAGGCTGATGGCGGAGAGGGAATGGAGGGAGAGAGAAGAGCGAAGGAGGATGAGAGAGGAAGCTAGGGCTGAGAAGCGGGATGCTATCCTCACTGCTTTGCTAGACAGGCTTAATAGAGGGGGCATGTAA
- the LOC101307601 gene encoding calcium-dependent protein kinase 13-like, translated as MGNCCRSPAAVAREDVKSNFSGHDHGRRDSSAGKKAPTTVLTGVPKENIDEKYLVDRELGRGEFGVTYLCIDRSSRELLACKSISKRKLRTAVDVEDVRREVAIMKHLPKNSSIVSLKEACEDDHAVHLVMELCEGGELFDRIVARGHYTERAAAAVTRTIVEVVQLCHKHGVIHRDLKPENFLFANKKENSPLKAIDFGLSIFFKPGERFSEIVGSPYYMAPEVLKRNYGPEIDIWSAGVILYILLCGVPPFWAESEQGVAQAILRGLIDFKRDPWPSISEGAKSLVKQMLEPDPKLRLTAKQVLEHPWLTNAKKAPNVPLGDVVKSRLKQFSMMNRFKRKALRVIADFFSKEEVEDIKEMFKKMDTDNDGVVSIEELKSGLKNYGSQLAESDVQLLIEAVDTNGKGTLDYGEFVAVSLHLQRMANDEHLHKAFSYFDKNSNGFIEPDELRDALMEDGADDCTDVANDIFHEVDTDKDGLISYDEFVAMMKTGTDWRKASRHYSRGRFNSLSIKLMKDGSINLGNE; from the exons ATGGGAAATTGTTGCAGATCTCCGGCGGCCGTTGCCAGGGAGGATGTGAAATCGAACTTTTCCGGCCACGATCACGGCCGGAGGGACTCCAGTGCCGGCAAGAAGGCTCCGACGACGGTCTTGACCGGAGTTCCAAAGGAGAATATCGATGAGAAGTACCTGGTGGATCGGGAGCTCGGCCGCGGCGAGTTTGGTGTGACCTACCTCTGTATTGACAGGAGCTCCAGGGAGCTCTTGGCCTGCAAGAGCATTTCGAAGAGGAAGCTGAGGACGGCGGTGGATGTGGAGGACGTGCGGCGGGAGGTGGCGATAATGAAGCACCTGCCGAAGAATTCGAGTATTGTGAGCTTGAAGGAGGCTTGTGAAGACGACCACGCCGTGCATTTGGTGATGGAGTTGTGCGAGGGTGGCGAGCTTTTCGATCGGATTGTGGCCAGGGGGCATTATACTGAGAGAGCTGCCGCGGCGGTGACGAGGACTATTGTGGAGGTTGTGCAGCTCTGTCACAAGCATGGAGTGATACACAGGGACTTGAAGCCGGAGAACTTTCTGTTTGCAAACAAGAAGGAGAACTCGCCTCTTAAGGCTATCGATTTCGGATTGTCTATATTCTTCAAGCCAG GTGAGAGGTTCTCAGAAATTGTTGGAAGTCCATATTACATGGCTCCTGAGGTGCTCAAGCGGAATTACGGGCCAGAAATAGATATATGGAGTGCTGGAGTTATACTCTATATTTTGTTGTGTGGGGTTCCTCCTTTTTGGGCAG AGTCTGAACAAGGGGTTGCACAAGCAATTCTCCGCGGGCTGATAGATTTCAAACGTGATCCGTGGCCAAGTATCTCAGAGGGTGCCAAGAGTTTAGTGAAGCAAATGTTGGAGCCAGACCCAAAGCTAAGATTAACCGCAAAGCAAGTGCTCG AGCATCCTTGGCTCACAAATGCTAAGAAAGCTCCAAATGTGCCTCTGGGAGATGTTGTCAAGTCAAGGCTTAAACAGTTCTCCATGATGAACAGATTCAAAAGAAAGGCTCTGAGG GTTATTGCTGATTTCTTTTCCAAGGAAGAAGTGGAAGACATTAAAGAGATGTTTAAGAAGATGGACACTGATAATGATGGCGTTGTTTCAATTGAAGAGTTAAAATCAGGACTCAAAAATTATGGATCACAACTTGCCGAGTCAGATGTTCAATTGCTTATAGAAGCC GTTGATACTAATGGAAAGGGAACTCTTGACTATGGAGAGTTTGTTGCTGTTTCCCTCCATCTACAAAGAATGGCCAATGATGAACATCTTCACAAGGCGTTTTCATACTTTGACAAGAATAGCAATGGCTTCATTGAGCCAGACGAACTCCGCGATGCATTGATGGAAGATGGCGCAGATGATTGTACAGATGTAGCAAACGACATCTTTCATGAAGTGGACACAGATAAG GATGGGCTTATCAGTTATGACGAATTTGTTGCTATGATGAAGACCGGGACAGATTGGAGAAAGGCTTCTCGGCATTACTCAAGAGGAAGATTTAACAGCCTAAGCATAAAACTGATGAAGGATGGTTCAATAAATTTGGGGAATGAGTGA
- the LOC101309648 gene encoding hsp70-binding protein 1-like, whose translation MAGEAPNWEGLLKWSLAHSDGTLPNRNFSDEDRKWFMEAVQAQTVDVVKRMKEITLVMQTPEQVLEAQGVTSADLEGMLDELQEHVESIDMANDLHSIGGFPPLLNYLKNSHANVRAKAAEVVTTIVQNNPKSQQLVMEANGLEYLYSLFTSDPDVNVRTKALGAISSLIRDNKPGVTAFRLANGYAGLRDALSSESVRFQRKALNLISYLLRENSSDCNIISDLGFPRIMVHLASSEDLEVREAALRGLLELAREKTGGAKVTLAEEDGKLKQLLEDRIKGVSLMSPEDLGAAREERQLVDSLWSACFNEPSSLREKGLLVLPGEDAPPPDVASKHFEPALRAFTPNPSHIKPDTEKKETPPLLLGAGPPPESRDDSNGRLQ comes from the exons ATGGCCGGAGAGGCACCCAACTGGGAAGGACTGCTCAAATGGAGTCTTGCCCACTCCGATGGAACTCTCCCTAATCGCAACTTTAG TGATGAGGATCGAAAATGGTTTATGGAAGCTGTGCAAGCTCAGACTGTTGACGTTGTGAAGAGGATGAAGGAAATCACACTTGTGATGCAGACTCCTGAGCAGGTTCTGGAAGCTCAGGGAGTTACTTCTGCTGACCTTGAAG GTATGTTGGATGAGTTGCAGGAGCATGTTGAGTCCATTGACATGGCCAATG ATCTTCACTCCATTGGTGGTTTTCCCCCTCTGCTCAATTATCTGAAGAACTCCCATGCTAATGTTCGTGCCAAGGCTGCAGAAGTTGTGACTACGATTGTGCAGAACAATCCCAAGAGCCAACAACTGGTTATGGAAGCAAATGGATTGGAATATTTGTATTCCTTGTTCACGTCCGACCCTGATGTCAATGTTCGCACCAAAGCTCTTGGTGCAATATCCT CTTTAATCCGGGACAACAAACCTGGTGTCACTGCATTTCGTCTGGCAAATGGTTATGCAGGCTTGAGAGATGCTTTATCTTCTGAAAGCGTGAGATTTCAGAG GAAAGCTCTGAACTTGATTTCATACCTTCTGCGTGAAAATAGTTCTGATTGCAACATCATAAGCGATCTAGGGTTTCCACGCATAATGGTGCACCTTGCCTCCAGTGAAGATCTAGAAGTGCGAGAAGCTGCACTCCGGGGCCTTCTTGAGCTTGCTCGAGAAAAAACTGGTGGTGCCAAGGTGACTCTAGCTGAAGAAGATGGGAAATTGAAGCAGCTTCTTGAAGACCGAATTAAAGGTGTCAGTCTGATGTCTCCTGAAGATCTTGGAGCAGCTAGAGAGGAGAGGCAGCTGGTAGATTCCCTATGGAGTGCCTGCTTCAATGAGCCGTCTTCTCTTCGCGAGAAGGGGCTTCTTGTGCTTCCTGGGGAAGATGCACCACCACCTGATGTTGCGAGCAAGCATTTTGAACCTGCCCTTAGAGCATTCACTCCAAATCCTTCTCACATAAAACCTGATACGGAGAAGAAAGAAACTCCTCCGCTGCTTCTAGGCGCAGGCCCCCCTCCCGAGTCTAGAGATGACTCCAATGGGAGGTTACAGTGA